A single window of Vibrio alfacsensis DNA harbors:
- a CDS encoding lysoplasmalogenase — MWSWLAIGLSGLYSVLGAKQANLPQSLLFKVLTLLLLLILVLTEGPSASQIYWIVGGLLVSMFADTLHSFKSRKSFYFVSYLLAQLLYSQAFWVQLNGEMIWWLLALLLAASVVAFFLLLPQLDSLVFPVVVMGGVLVFLAWLAGEVWLQAATRGAALGFLGTLVMIGSALTYAIHGYRKPMKRAYLWVSGSYFFAHALIVASVIY; from the coding sequence ATGTGGAGTTGGCTGGCAATAGGACTATCTGGGTTGTATTCCGTGTTGGGGGCAAAGCAAGCCAATTTGCCACAGTCTCTACTGTTTAAGGTACTGACGCTGTTATTGCTATTGATCCTAGTACTGACAGAGGGACCTTCCGCATCTCAGATTTACTGGATTGTAGGTGGTCTGTTAGTGTCTATGTTTGCAGATACCCTGCATTCATTTAAATCTCGGAAGTCTTTTTATTTTGTTAGTTATTTGCTCGCTCAGTTGCTTTATAGCCAAGCTTTCTGGGTTCAATTGAACGGTGAGATGATCTGGTGGTTACTGGCACTACTGCTTGCAGCAAGTGTTGTCGCTTTCTTCTTGTTGCTTCCTCAACTTGATTCTTTAGTTTTCCCTGTTGTTGTCATGGGGGGTGTCCTGGTTTTTCTTGCTTGGTTAGCGGGCGAGGTGTGGCTTCAGGCTGCAACTCGTGGGGCAGCTCTCGGGTTTCTCGGTACCTTGGTTATGATAGGCTCCGCATTGACTTACGCCATTCACGGCTACCGTAAGCCGATGAAACGTGCGTACCTTTGGGTGAGTGGTAGCTATTTCTTCGCTCATGCTTTAATTGTGGCTTCTGTCATTTACTAA
- a CDS encoding acyltransferase yields MRERVLFFDLLRCVAAVAVIAIHVLAPYRNELGVIPLDQWLTAVGVNSVTRWAVPVFILITGALMLSDTRPFDAKYYVKRRLGKVLVPFLVWSMFYAYLSGWTAQGFDADTVKEVVSNSPHHATYYHLGFFYYFIPLYFVIPLFQWMVRNTDDNVIYAYLALWLFSSSLFLFKIDGPWSNQYWLYMGYLPLGYVLFKKVPLNRSTVSLVTGLGLVALVVTFTMVVSNSLEAEKYTVGRWFSYKTLNVILAASMIFMLCRYFGEGLAPKAQKVVSFISQYSLGIYLLHPIFLWPMKAFEWYHGHPAWVIPVWILLSGAGALAMSYLFSKSAKTRWLLP; encoded by the coding sequence ATGAGAGAAAGGGTTCTGTTTTTCGACTTATTACGTTGTGTCGCGGCAGTGGCAGTGATCGCTATTCATGTGTTAGCGCCATATCGTAATGAGCTGGGCGTGATTCCACTTGATCAATGGTTAACGGCGGTTGGCGTAAACAGTGTGACTCGCTGGGCGGTACCTGTATTCATTTTGATCACTGGTGCGCTGATGCTCAGTGATACTCGTCCTTTTGATGCCAAGTACTACGTTAAACGGCGTTTAGGTAAAGTGTTGGTGCCTTTCTTAGTATGGTCGATGTTCTATGCGTATTTGTCTGGTTGGACGGCACAAGGCTTTGATGCTGACACAGTAAAAGAAGTGGTGAGTAACAGCCCACATCACGCGACTTACTATCACCTCGGATTCTTCTATTACTTTATTCCGCTCTATTTTGTTATTCCGTTATTCCAATGGATGGTACGCAATACCGATGACAACGTTATCTACGCTTATTTGGCGTTATGGTTGTTCAGCAGTTCTTTATTTCTCTTCAAAATAGACGGTCCATGGAGCAATCAATACTGGCTTTATATGGGGTATTTGCCTCTCGGCTATGTGCTATTTAAAAAGGTTCCACTTAATCGCTCTACAGTATCGCTCGTTACGGGGTTAGGCTTAGTCGCTTTGGTTGTGACTTTCACTATGGTTGTGAGCAATAGCTTGGAAGCCGAGAAATACACAGTAGGGCGCTGGTTCTCATATAAAACATTGAATGTGATTTTAGCGGCGTCAATGATCTTTATGCTGTGTCGTTACTTTGGTGAGGGGTTAGCCCCTAAAGCACAAAAAGTGGTGAGTTTTATTAGCCAATACAGTTTAGGTATTTATCTATTACACCCCATTTTTTTATGGCCAATGAAAGCCTTTGAGTGGTATCACGGCCATCCAGCATGGGTGATTCCTGTGTGGATTTTGTTGAGTGGAGCAGGAGCCTTGGCGATGAGTTATTTGTTCTCTAAGTCCGCCAAGACTCGTTGGTTATTGCCGTAG
- a CDS encoding DUF4145 domain-containing protein, translating to MSDIEKVVMRTRTIEKLLRTQYHAEGKGLHQLITSCEERLPHDVVAKLRFIATVRNKVVHEEGYKLDDRKGFLAACDACEKELTPRSSRFIWRVAILLMALITLAALGFYYMHWDILSKHL from the coding sequence ATGTCAGATATTGAGAAAGTAGTCATGCGTACCCGAACGATTGAAAAGCTCTTGCGAACGCAGTATCACGCAGAGGGGAAAGGGTTACACCAACTGATCACCAGTTGTGAAGAACGCTTGCCACACGACGTTGTTGCAAAACTGCGTTTTATTGCGACCGTTCGAAATAAGGTTGTCCATGAAGAGGGCTATAAGCTGGATGATCGAAAGGGTTTTTTAGCCGCTTGCGATGCGTGCGAGAAAGAGTTGACGCCAAGAAGTTCTCGCTTTATCTGGCGAGTAGCAATTTTGTTGATGGCTCTCATTACACTTGCCGCTCTTGGCTTCTACTACATGCATTGGGATATTTTGTCGAAACATCTATAA
- a CDS encoding DUF2500 domain-containing protein, producing MPISLILALFALIALGAWVFFRFYSKHYFGENAPEQSAQVTVLDKQAIDVPDAEPGQDDQEYWIYVQRGPIGPKREFQIGVHYYHALNPGDKGTLTYRGDKFLHFAVKR from the coding sequence ATGCCAATCTCACTTATTTTGGCTCTATTTGCCCTGATTGCTCTGGGGGCATGGGTGTTCTTTCGCTTTTACAGTAAGCACTATTTCGGCGAGAACGCGCCTGAGCAAAGCGCACAAGTCACCGTACTCGACAAACAAGCAATAGACGTACCGGACGCTGAGCCTGGTCAAGACGATCAAGAATATTGGATTTATGTACAACGTGGGCCTATCGGACCAAAACGCGAGTTTCAAATCGGTGTGCACTATTACCATGCGCTCAATCCAGGCGATAAAGGCACACTGACCTACCGTGGCGATAAGTTCTTACACTTCGCTGTAAAACGCTAA